A genomic region of Sphingobium sp. HWE2-09 contains the following coding sequences:
- a CDS encoding DUF6438 domain-containing protein, which translates to MGPCFGFCPVYRIEVGSTGRVVFAGERHTAVIGERSRDAGAAAYRSLEADLAEYRPADGATQRVECDAAITDTSTYTITWRRADGREAEATHQSRCSGGQGQKLDVLLQSVPERLGVSAWAKQVTRPGASRG; encoded by the coding sequence GTGGGCCCCTGCTTCGGCTTCTGCCCGGTCTACCGCATCGAGGTAGGTTCCACAGGAAGGGTCGTGTTCGCCGGTGAACGCCATACCGCAGTGATCGGCGAGCGCAGTCGCGACGCCGGGGCCGCCGCGTACAGGTCGCTCGAAGCGGATCTCGCAGAATACCGACCCGCTGACGGAGCCACGCAACGTGTCGAATGCGACGCGGCTATCACTGACACCAGCACATACACCATCACCTGGCGTCGCGCCGATGGCCGCGAAGCAGAAGCTACGCATCAAAGCCGCTGTTCCGGGGGCCAGGGGCAGAAGCTCGACGTCCTGCTTCAATCCGTCCCTGAGCGTCTTGGTGTATCGGCATGGGCGAAGCAGGTGACCCGCCCGGGTGCATCGAGGGGCTAA
- a CDS encoding LysR family transcriptional regulator, with protein sequence MGEAGDPPGCIEGLSQMPHIPDFEAWAIFAKVAELGSFSHAAEELGLASTTVSKAVTRLEQRMQTTLFHRTTRKLSLTETGRLTVFRAARILADGRAIEADIVEEAAIPRGKIRVACGTAFGLATIVPIIPMFLRDYPDIEMDLCLTEDDVDLIASGYDVCIRPGQPPDSTLRTVRLISFNRPLVAAPSLIEEYGVPEHPDELTRFPAIIPTNVPWGLDWQFDHPQHGSVTVRMSGRFHINHAIAVVPAAVAGIGVALLPDFFMDEELKSGSLVPLLPEWSAATVSAYMVTPPGVARPARVRVFIEWLRDYYTRKSRERRDASA encoded by the coding sequence ATGGGCGAAGCAGGTGACCCGCCCGGGTGCATCGAGGGGCTAAGCCAGATGCCGCACATACCGGACTTCGAAGCATGGGCGATCTTCGCGAAGGTCGCGGAACTAGGCTCCTTCAGTCACGCCGCCGAGGAGCTCGGTCTGGCGAGCACGACCGTCTCGAAGGCGGTGACCCGCCTGGAGCAGCGGATGCAGACCACGCTGTTCCACCGCACCACGCGCAAGCTATCCCTCACCGAGACCGGTCGCCTCACGGTGTTCAGAGCCGCTCGCATCCTAGCCGACGGACGTGCCATCGAGGCCGACATCGTGGAGGAGGCGGCGATCCCACGCGGGAAGATCAGGGTCGCCTGCGGCACCGCCTTTGGTCTAGCCACGATCGTACCCATCATCCCCATGTTCCTGCGTGACTATCCCGACATCGAGATGGACCTTTGCCTGACGGAGGACGATGTCGATCTCATCGCCTCCGGCTACGACGTCTGCATCAGACCAGGCCAGCCACCGGACAGCACCCTAAGGACGGTAAGGCTGATCTCGTTCAATCGCCCACTCGTCGCCGCCCCCTCGCTCATCGAGGAGTATGGAGTGCCAGAGCACCCCGATGAGCTGACGCGGTTTCCTGCCATCATTCCGACGAACGTCCCCTGGGGGCTGGACTGGCAGTTCGACCATCCTCAGCATGGATCCGTGACGGTCCGCATGTCGGGCAGGTTCCACATCAATCATGCGATCGCCGTGGTACCCGCTGCGGTTGCGGGCATAGGGGTGGCGCTGCTGCCCGACTTCTTCATGGACGAGGAGCTCAAGTCCGGCAGCCTCGTCCCGCTACTGCCAGAGTGGTCGGCGGCGACGGTGTCGGCGTACATGGTCACACCGCCCGGGGTAGCGCGACCCGCCCGCGTCCGCGTGTTCATCGAATGGCTTCGCGACTATTACACACGCAAGAGCAGGGAACGCCGCGACGCAAGCGCATGA
- a CDS encoding Ohr family peroxiredoxin, with protein MSKLYNVSATAIGGRSGFASSSDGRLKVELSTPSVLGGDDGPGTNPEQLFAAAHAASLLAAIRQVAAARGVKVPSDSNVTATIAVDREGEDVLNLSVALAADIPCIDVAEATSIVEEAMKVCPIARSTGDQVSAVVHVD; from the coding sequence ATGAGCAAGTTATACAACGTGTCAGCGACTGCCATCGGTGGGCGTTCTGGTTTCGCATCCAGCAGCGATGGTCGATTGAAGGTCGAACTCTCGACGCCATCGGTGCTTGGGGGCGATGATGGTCCGGGAACCAATCCCGAGCAGCTCTTCGCAGCGGCCCATGCGGCATCGCTTCTCGCAGCGATCCGTCAGGTCGCCGCTGCACGAGGCGTAAAGGTGCCATCTGACAGCAATGTGACGGCGACGATCGCCGTCGATCGCGAAGGTGAGGATGTGCTGAATCTGAGCGTAGCCCTTGCGGCGGATATTCCATGCATCGACGTTGCGGAGGCTACATCCATCGTCGAGGAGGCGATGAAGGTCTGCCCGATCGCCCGTTCAACCGGCGACCAGGTCTCTGCGGTCGTGCATGTCGACTGA
- a CDS encoding efflux transporter outer membrane subunit: MRRFLVLAAAALLAGCVTPPNLGPAPEVRPAETYSSAESFSAGRTAWPGDSWWQAYGDAQLSALIEEALTNAPTMAQAAARLRRAEAMVGSAKATLLPSVAADGSLTVSRPSVNLGIPVTPERQGYQDYGRATLGFSWELDFWGKNRAAVASATSDAEAARADVAAARLVVSASVAATYADLVRLYRDRDVLEETLNVRQRSLDLVRARVQHGFDSDADLAQAEAGPPAARSELAQADEAIGLTRNRMAALLGAGPDRGLSIRRPTAPALKTFGLPANLSADLLGRRPDVVAARWRVEAAGRRIRVARAQFYPNVNLLGLIGFEALGIGNLLNSGSDIGSAGPAVSLPIFDGGRRRANYRGARAEYDASVAAYDDALTQALREVADVAVSSRRLVDEVAGADQAMAATERAYRLAQLRYREGAIDYQSVLNVEDRLLVRRRLAAALQARGFILDVALVRSLGGGVLR; encoded by the coding sequence ATGAGGCGGTTTCTCGTCCTTGCAGCCGCAGCTTTGCTGGCCGGATGCGTGACTCCGCCCAATCTTGGGCCTGCACCGGAGGTCAGGCCAGCGGAAACCTACTCCAGCGCCGAATCCTTCTCGGCCGGGCGGACCGCTTGGCCGGGGGACAGCTGGTGGCAAGCCTATGGCGACGCTCAACTAAGCGCGCTGATCGAAGAGGCACTGACGAACGCGCCGACGATGGCACAGGCGGCTGCCAGACTTCGTCGTGCGGAGGCCATGGTGGGATCGGCAAAGGCGACATTGCTGCCTTCGGTCGCGGCGGATGGCTCTTTGACCGTCAGCAGGCCCAGCGTGAACCTTGGCATTCCGGTGACTCCGGAACGCCAAGGCTACCAGGACTATGGCCGGGCAACCCTCGGCTTTTCCTGGGAGCTCGACTTCTGGGGCAAAAACAGGGCGGCCGTCGCCTCGGCTACCTCCGATGCAGAGGCGGCAAGGGCGGATGTCGCCGCCGCGCGGCTCGTCGTTTCCGCTTCCGTTGCGGCAACATATGCCGATCTCGTTCGCCTCTACAGGGATCGCGACGTCCTTGAGGAGACCCTGAACGTCAGGCAGCGATCACTCGATCTGGTTCGTGCGAGGGTTCAGCATGGGTTTGACTCGGATGCTGATCTCGCGCAGGCCGAGGCCGGACCTCCGGCCGCGCGGTCGGAGCTCGCACAGGCCGACGAGGCAATCGGACTGACGCGCAATCGCATGGCGGCCCTTCTCGGCGCGGGGCCCGATCGGGGACTTTCAATCCGGCGCCCGACGGCACCAGCGCTCAAGACCTTCGGACTTCCGGCGAATCTTTCGGCCGACTTGCTCGGCCGTCGTCCCGACGTCGTCGCGGCGCGCTGGCGGGTGGAGGCAGCGGGCAGGCGCATCAGGGTCGCCAGAGCGCAGTTCTATCCGAACGTGAACCTGCTCGGCCTCATAGGCTTCGAAGCTCTGGGCATCGGCAACCTGCTGAACAGCGGCAGCGACATCGGCTCGGCCGGACCTGCTGTGAGCCTCCCGATCTTCGATGGCGGCAGGCGTCGAGCCAACTACCGCGGCGCGCGGGCGGAATATGACGCTTCCGTAGCCGCGTACGACGACGCACTGACGCAGGCACTGCGCGAGGTAGCGGATGTCGCGGTGAGCAGTCGACGTCTCGTGGACGAGGTCGCCGGTGCAGATCAGGCGATGGCGGCTACCGAACGAGCCTACAGGCTGGCCCAGTTGCGCTATCGGGAAGGTGCGATCGACTATCAGTCTGTTCTGAACGTGGAGGATCGTCTTCTCGTCCGCCGCCGCCTTGCGGCAGCCTTGCAGGCGCGGGGATTCATCCTCGATGTCGCCCTAGTCCGCAGTCTCGGCGGTGGGGTGCTCCGCTAG
- a CDS encoding HlyD family secretion protein, with product MNNIAMSRTEPGTEGERAAASPKAWSAGRRVATALLVGGAAVGAVACLYAYGPRSVAFVTTDNAYVKGDVTFISPKVPGYVTAVLTENNAKVVPGQILIRIDPTDYRSAVADGEAAIAQAEASLRQIGAQEQLQDAQIRAADANVTSAKASAVRSSADFKRSDALVGQGAVSRQLFEAAEAENVRSRSSVAQTEAQAQVARRQLGVLGAQRLTAQAQIQSARAKLLRARADLDRTQITAPREGRVAARNIRLGEFVNTGTRLLAITPTRGLWIEANLRETQLARIRSGDRVQVGVDAVPDVRFCGVVEGAFGASGSEFSVIPPDNATGNFTKIVRRFTVRILLDPDQPGQERLSTGMSVTPRIEIGSHEDGRSHGGLVSWLVGGSFKCGKRS from the coding sequence ATGAACAATATCGCAATGTCGCGCACGGAGCCGGGCACGGAGGGCGAGCGCGCAGCCGCCTCGCCGAAGGCTTGGAGCGCCGGCAGACGTGTCGCCACCGCTCTGCTGGTCGGCGGAGCAGCCGTTGGGGCGGTTGCGTGTCTCTACGCCTACGGACCCCGGAGTGTCGCCTTCGTCACGACGGACAATGCGTACGTGAAGGGGGATGTGACTTTCATCTCGCCCAAGGTTCCGGGCTACGTCACTGCTGTGTTGACCGAGAACAATGCCAAGGTGGTGCCAGGCCAGATTCTAATCCGGATTGATCCCACTGATTACCGATCCGCGGTTGCCGATGGCGAGGCTGCCATTGCGCAGGCCGAAGCCTCGCTTAGGCAAATAGGCGCCCAGGAGCAGTTGCAGGATGCGCAGATACGTGCAGCGGACGCCAATGTCACGTCGGCGAAGGCAAGCGCCGTACGCAGCAGCGCTGATTTCAAGCGGTCGGATGCTCTGGTCGGGCAGGGAGCTGTCAGCCGCCAGCTTTTCGAGGCGGCAGAAGCGGAAAATGTGCGGTCGCGATCTTCCGTCGCGCAGACGGAAGCGCAGGCGCAGGTCGCTCGCCGGCAACTGGGGGTGCTCGGCGCGCAGCGTCTGACAGCGCAAGCCCAGATTCAGAGCGCCCGTGCGAAACTGTTGCGTGCGCGAGCGGATTTGGACCGGACACAGATCACCGCTCCTCGTGAGGGGCGGGTGGCGGCGCGCAACATCCGCCTGGGCGAATTCGTAAACACGGGCACGCGCCTTCTTGCGATCACCCCCACCCGTGGGTTGTGGATCGAGGCCAATCTGCGCGAAACGCAGCTGGCGCGGATACGCTCGGGCGATCGGGTGCAGGTCGGTGTGGACGCGGTGCCGGATGTCAGGTTCTGCGGCGTCGTCGAGGGAGCATTCGGCGCGAGCGGATCGGAATTCTCCGTTATCCCCCCGGACAACGCCACCGGCAACTTCACGAAGATCGTCCGCCGCTTCACGGTTCGCATTCTTCTCGACCCCGATCAGCCGGGTCAGGAACGCCTATCGACAGGCATGTCCGTGACGCCGCGGATCGAGATCGGCTCTCATGAGGATGGCCGCTCCCATGGCGGGCTTGTCTCCTGGCTGGTCGGAGGCTCGTTCAAGTGCGGGAAGCGGTCATGA
- a CDS encoding MFS transporter encodes MAADSGALVNTFQNLGAVAGILATPALAFGIGRGRAMSVVAAGFVFSSILCALAPNLPIMLFARTLHGVFGGAMPLMFMLLVMTTLAPLGGRFEGMALFAASTSLFFGIAATVGGSLVDTFGWRSLFWAQALLALPYWALSTKVMTSEKGRIEMLTGADWPNFILLFLGLGMVLIAGSEGERHFWLEAWWVPALLVGGAIVIVSAVLGLLRTGKPLLILAVFRRPTFTWGIILSLFFRFGQMFAVYIVPSYLGRLQGYRPVDTGTVLSAMAPTTAVALVASYFWARRFDSRWLLSAGLASFSAAAALCVPITPEWAADQLRAGAAVAGFGMGFFSVAVLRFATYQVTMQDGPTVGIIFNLTRVFGIVSGLGILSHLVVEREKFHSAALVESLSTTSPETTQRLVQSAGAFARFSADGDLAHSSAIAALGRAAGGQAFTLAFSDAFLISAISLAVGAVVVWALPAVPAEVPTPQRNSIPKGTAA; translated from the coding sequence GTGGCTGCGGACAGCGGAGCATTGGTAAACACCTTCCAGAACCTCGGTGCTGTGGCAGGCATACTCGCGACGCCAGCGCTTGCGTTCGGTATTGGGCGGGGAAGGGCGATGTCAGTTGTCGCCGCTGGATTTGTCTTCAGCTCGATACTGTGCGCCCTTGCACCGAACCTGCCTATAATGCTTTTCGCAAGAACCCTCCATGGCGTCTTCGGCGGCGCCATGCCGCTGATGTTCATGCTCTTAGTCATGACGACGCTTGCCCCTCTCGGCGGACGCTTCGAGGGTATGGCGCTGTTCGCCGCATCGACTTCCCTCTTCTTCGGCATCGCCGCGACAGTGGGCGGCTCGCTTGTCGACACTTTCGGGTGGCGCAGCCTCTTCTGGGCACAGGCATTGCTCGCCCTACCCTACTGGGCCCTTTCGACGAAGGTCATGACAAGCGAGAAGGGCCGCATCGAGATGTTGACGGGAGCGGATTGGCCCAACTTCATCCTTCTATTCCTCGGCTTGGGAATGGTCCTCATAGCAGGATCGGAGGGCGAGAGGCATTTCTGGTTGGAGGCATGGTGGGTGCCTGCTCTGCTGGTTGGCGGAGCGATTGTGATCGTATCGGCTGTCTTGGGGTTGCTTCGCACCGGCAAGCCACTTCTCATTCTCGCGGTATTTCGGCGGCCCACCTTCACGTGGGGCATCATCCTATCCCTCTTCTTCCGGTTCGGGCAGATGTTCGCCGTCTACATCGTGCCGTCTTACTTGGGCCGGTTGCAGGGGTATCGGCCCGTGGACACGGGTACGGTTTTGTCGGCGATGGCACCGACAACCGCCGTTGCTCTAGTCGCATCATACTTCTGGGCCCGCCGCTTCGACAGCAGGTGGCTCCTTTCGGCCGGCCTGGCCAGCTTCTCTGCGGCAGCGGCCTTGTGTGTTCCGATCACGCCGGAATGGGCCGCCGATCAGTTGCGCGCCGGTGCTGCGGTCGCTGGCTTCGGCATGGGTTTCTTCAGTGTCGCGGTTCTTCGCTTCGCGACCTACCAAGTCACCATGCAGGACGGCCCGACCGTGGGCATCATCTTCAACCTGACCCGTGTGTTCGGCATAGTTTCCGGACTCGGAATCCTTTCCCACCTAGTCGTCGAGCGGGAGAAGTTTCACTCCGCAGCCTTGGTGGAAAGCCTCAGCACGACGTCACCGGAGACGACGCAGCGCCTTGTCCAATCCGCTGGCGCCTTCGCGCGCTTCAGCGCTGACGGCGATCTGGCGCACTCCTCGGCGATCGCAGCGCTGGGGCGTGCTGCCGGAGGGCAGGCCTTCACGCTCGCCTTCTCCGACGCCTTCCTGATTTCGGCGATCTCGCTCGCAGTGGGCGCGGTGGTCGTCTGGGCATTGCCCGCAGTTCCGGCCGAAGTGCCGACCCCACAGAGGAACTCCATACCGAAAGGGACAGCCGCATGA
- a CDS encoding response regulator transcription factor, producing the protein MEAQHVTSEPIVQIVDDDEGIREALEELFLSVGLKAQSYATAPEFLEKADPVSPGCLLCDVRLPQLGGLELQERLPAHGFLLPVVFMSGYADIPMAVRGLKAGAKDFLLKPLREQDVLDATNVAIEFDRHSRSAAVESGQVRLRFAMLTVREKQVASLILSGRKNRQVADALSLSEITVKIHRSNAMHKLQAGNVQDLVRMDRLLGFAISGTDQTQSEVHDT; encoded by the coding sequence ATGGAAGCACAACATGTTACGAGCGAGCCGATCGTCCAGATCGTCGATGACGACGAAGGCATTCGTGAAGCTCTTGAGGAGCTATTCCTTTCAGTGGGGCTGAAGGCGCAGAGCTATGCGACGGCGCCTGAATTCCTCGAAAAGGCGGACCCCGTCTCTCCTGGCTGCCTGCTGTGTGACGTGCGTCTGCCGCAACTTGGCGGTCTGGAACTGCAGGAACGGCTGCCCGCACACGGATTCCTCCTCCCTGTGGTCTTCATGAGCGGGTATGCCGACATTCCCATGGCGGTGCGTGGCCTGAAAGCAGGAGCCAAAGACTTCCTCCTGAAACCTCTTCGCGAGCAGGATGTCCTCGACGCTACGAACGTCGCGATAGAGTTCGATCGACATTCCAGATCGGCGGCGGTCGAAAGCGGTCAGGTCAGGTTGAGATTCGCCATGCTGACCGTGCGCGAAAAACAGGTGGCATCGCTCATTCTCTCCGGCAGAAAGAACCGCCAGGTCGCCGATGCCCTTTCGCTGAGCGAAATCACGGTCAAGATCCACCGCAGCAATGCCATGCACAAGCTGCAGGCCGGCAACGTGCAGGATCTCGTCCGAATGGACCGCCTCCTAGGCTTCGCCATCAGCGGCACGGACCAAACACAGTCCGAAGTACACGACACCTAG
- a CDS encoding response regulator, whose translation MQHIPLIAVVDDDAGMCDAIAELLEVLDFETARFSSGQEFLSKLAQRRFDCLVSDIRMPGMDGYELGRRVAAIAPGLPVIFVSSSEDELDRVRASRSGASAFLRKPLDADEFKCQIDLAVQRAAED comes from the coding sequence TTGCAGCATATCCCATTGATTGCGGTCGTCGACGACGATGCGGGCATGTGCGATGCGATCGCGGAACTCCTTGAGGTGCTCGACTTCGAAACCGCGCGCTTCTCGTCAGGACAGGAATTTCTTTCGAAGCTCGCCCAGAGGCGGTTCGACTGCCTGGTTTCCGACATCAGGATGCCGGGGATGGACGGATACGAGCTGGGCCGTCGAGTGGCTGCGATAGCCCCTGGCCTTCCCGTCATCTTCGTAAGCTCGAGCGAGGACGAACTAGACCGGGTCCGGGCGTCTCGGTCGGGAGCGTCAGCGTTCTTGCGCAAGCCGCTGGATGCGGATGAATTCAAGTGTCAGATCGATCTCGCCGTGCAGCGCGCCGCTGAGGACTAG
- a CDS encoding response regulator transcription factor has protein sequence MIEEGSLVQHTIPGLPVIVDERPLVVIADDSGNLREALEELFLSVDIETISFGNARMLLESDLPDRPGCFILDVRMPGLSGLDLQAQLVECGHLMPIIFLTGHGDVPMSIRAIKAGAFDFKTKPVRDQDLLDSVAAAVEVDRVRRAKDKVSHDSASKFNTLSPRERQVLELLVGGYLNKQIAYELGVTEVTIKLHRGSVMKKMEVGSVAELVRMWDHIPVSIRQGVVA, from the coding sequence TTGATCGAGGAAGGTTCACTTGTTCAGCACACGATCCCGGGGCTGCCCGTCATTGTCGACGAGCGACCGTTGGTGGTGATTGCCGACGACAGTGGGAACCTGCGTGAAGCCCTCGAGGAACTGTTTCTGTCCGTCGACATCGAGACGATCAGCTTCGGAAATGCGAGGATGCTTCTCGAGAGCGACCTCCCCGATCGACCCGGTTGCTTCATCCTCGACGTTCGCATGCCGGGTCTCAGCGGGCTTGATCTCCAGGCGCAGCTTGTCGAGTGCGGACATCTCATGCCGATCATATTCCTCACCGGCCATGGTGACGTGCCGATGAGCATTAGGGCCATCAAGGCCGGAGCATTCGACTTCAAGACCAAGCCCGTGCGGGATCAGGATCTACTCGATTCCGTTGCCGCAGCGGTCGAGGTCGATCGCGTGAGGCGCGCCAAGGACAAAGTCTCGCATGATAGCGCGTCGAAGTTCAACACTCTCTCGCCGCGCGAACGCCAGGTGCTTGAACTCTTGGTGGGTGGTTACCTGAACAAGCAGATTGCCTACGAACTCGGGGTCACGGAAGTCACCATCAAGCTGCATCGCGGCAGCGTCATGAAGAAGATGGAGGTGGGGTCTGTGGCGGAACTCGTGAGGATGTGGGACCATATCCCGGTTTCGATCCGTCAGGGCGTAGTGGCATAG
- a CDS encoding mechanosensitive ion channel family protein translates to MLTALSIVYLTDGGTPFLSPTGEVSRHGAADQILAGFWWILAAIGLSFLLQYTLGHDGRSRQSRLLSDLLSAAVYLGALLAVMSFVLRLPLSGLVATSGIVAVVLGLALQSTLADLFSGIAVGVEQPFRLGDRINVDGGVEGTVSQINWRSIRISTDDNDVAIIPNSTIAKARIINQSYPSCRRGMQFEIAVSAHGDPERAIALITHGLLLTRSVSETPKPSVGLLRLSPRSNVYGVHALVDDMRTLGRTKSEALQHIRSRLLQAGLLLRDPLPPTVEVRDPIASLSLFASLTADQISTLRECAELRHLPTGTPLFEQGDIDTNLYVLTDGVLEISRKDEAGRIEVGGRIGGGDYIGEIGLMTGAAKQVSAIAKTHSNVLVIGKAALDPLIESLPKLGEAFKASVQRGYVLLEHGRVVQPVEYTHGLTDILPRLRAFFHPTNP, encoded by the coding sequence ATGCTCACGGCGCTCAGCATAGTCTATCTGACAGACGGAGGTACGCCGTTCCTATCGCCGACAGGCGAGGTGTCGCGACATGGAGCCGCAGACCAAATCCTGGCTGGGTTCTGGTGGATCCTGGCCGCGATCGGCCTTTCGTTCCTGCTGCAATACACGCTGGGCCACGATGGCCGCTCCCGACAGAGCCGTCTTCTCTCCGATCTCCTATCGGCCGCCGTCTACCTTGGCGCGCTCCTCGCTGTGATGAGCTTCGTCCTCAGGCTGCCACTGTCTGGATTGGTCGCGACCTCGGGCATTGTGGCGGTCGTACTCGGCCTAGCGCTCCAAAGCACCCTTGCGGACCTCTTCTCCGGAATTGCCGTCGGCGTGGAGCAGCCGTTCCGTCTCGGAGACCGCATAAACGTCGATGGCGGCGTCGAAGGCACGGTATCGCAAATAAACTGGCGCTCGATCCGGATCTCCACCGACGACAACGACGTCGCGATCATTCCGAACAGCACCATCGCCAAAGCGCGCATCATCAACCAAAGCTACCCGTCGTGCCGTCGGGGCATGCAGTTCGAGATCGCCGTGAGCGCCCATGGCGATCCCGAACGCGCGATCGCATTGATCACTCACGGACTGCTCCTGACACGCTCGGTGAGCGAGACCCCGAAGCCCTCGGTCGGTCTCCTTCGTCTATCACCGCGAAGCAACGTCTACGGCGTGCACGCCCTCGTCGATGACATGAGAACGCTCGGACGGACGAAGAGCGAAGCACTTCAGCACATCAGATCGCGTCTTCTGCAAGCCGGTCTTCTACTCCGCGATCCGCTTCCGCCGACCGTGGAGGTCCGAGACCCCATTGCCTCCCTGTCACTGTTCGCAAGCTTGACTGCGGATCAGATCAGCACCCTGCGCGAATGTGCCGAACTTCGTCACCTACCTACCGGGACGCCTCTGTTCGAGCAGGGGGACATCGATACCAACCTGTACGTCCTAACCGATGGGGTGCTGGAGATCAGCCGAAAAGACGAAGCCGGGCGGATTGAGGTCGGCGGCCGTATCGGAGGGGGTGACTACATCGGAGAGATCGGGCTCATGACGGGAGCCGCCAAGCAGGTCTCGGCGATTGCCAAGACGCATTCCAACGTGCTGGTTATTGGGAAAGCGGCGCTGGATCCGCTGATTGAGTCGCTGCCCAAGCTGGGGGAGGCCTTCAAGGCGTCGGTCCAGAGAGGGTATGTCCTGCTTGAACATGGTCGGGTGGTTCAACCTGTCGAATATACGCACGGGTTGACCGACATCCTTCCCCGGCTCCGCGCGTTCTTCCATCCAACCAATCCTTAG